The Deltaproteobacteria bacterium region TTCGGCACTCGTTATGTACGCACGCTTACAGGTCCTCTCTCCCCTGGCGGGCAGGGCCGGCGCATTAGGTCAGCCCTGTCGAGAGCACCTGGACTAAGTATTCATTGTCCCATCCGGCACGCAGGCGGCGGATGGGGAGGCCCACCGTTTCGCCGGGCTGGCGTTTGAGCAGTTGGAGGGCCATCCGC contains the following coding sequences:
- a CDS encoding ISAs1 family transposase encodes the protein RMALQLLKRQPGETVGLPIRRLRAGWDNEYLVQVLSTGLT